Part of the Meiothermus sp. CFH 77666 genome is shown below.
TCCTTTGATGCTTTCCCGATTTCTCAAAAACCACTTCGGGAATTGTGGGCGCTCGAGCAAACCCTAGTATGCCAGCACGCGCGCTTTGTATCGTTCGACCCGCTCGACCAACTCGTCCAGGGTGTCGCCGCCAAACTTTTCCAGATAAGCCTGGGCCAGCACGATGCCCACCAGCGCTTCTAGAATCACGCTGGCCGCTGGAACTGCTGTGGTATCAGAGCGCTCACGAGCGGCATCGGCGGGTTGGTGGGTGACCACGTCCACGGTCGGCAGGGGGGTCATCAGGGTGGCAATGGGTTTGAGGGCTGCCCGTACTACCAGTTCCTCGCCAGTGGTCATGCCCGCCTCGGTGCCGCCCGCGCGGTTGGTTTGCCGGTAGTAGCCCCGGCCCTCCTCCCAGTAAATCGCATCATGCACCTGTGAGCCCGGCTTCATGGCGTTGCTGAAACCTGTGCCGATTTCCACACCCTTGATAGCCGGGATGCTCATCACCATCTGGGCAATGCGCCCGTCCAGCTTGCGTTCCCAGTGCATCTGGGAGCCCAGCCCCATCACCAACCCCCTAAAGCGGGTCTCTATGATGCCGCCTAACGTGTCGCCGTTTTTCTTGGCTTCGTCCACCCGGCGAATCACCTCGGCCTCGGCCTGGGGGTCGGTCATTCGCACCGGGCTTTCTTCGACGCGCTCCTTAAGGCTCCAGTCAAAAGGCACCTGGCTCCACACCCCGGCCATGCCATCTACAAACGAAGCACTCTCGACCCCAAAAAACGACAGCAGCTTGTGAGCAATAGCCCCCACCGCAACGCGCATGGCGGTCTCGCGGGCCGAGGCTCGCTCGAGCACATCGCGCAAATCCTTATGCCCGTACTTGACCCCCCCGGAAAGGTCGGCGTGGCCGGGCCTGGCCGCCGTGAGGGCTTTTTTGCGCGGCTCGTTACCAGGAGCCGGATCCATAATCTCGACCCAGTTGCGATAATCGGTGTTCTTGATGACCAGCGTGACCGGCGCCCCGGTGGTGCGGCCCGCCCGTACCCCACTGGCAAACTCCACCGTGTCGGTCTCGATCACCATCCGCCGCCCCCGCCCATACCCCCCCTGCCTTTTCTTGAGCCAGGGGTTGATGTCTTCTAACGTCAGGGGGAGCTGGCTGGGCAAGCCCTCCACGATGCCGGTAAGCTGCGGCCCGTGGGATTCTCCAGCAGTCAGAAAACGCATGAAGAGAATCTAGCACAACTGGGGGTGATGTCCAAAATAAGAGCGTCTATGGTCCATGGTCAATAGTCTGGGCGGTTTGTAGAGTCTGTAGAGATAGAGGTTCTGAAGAGAACTGTAGTCTTGGATAGACGGCCACGCCTGTGAAGGGTGTTTCATGGGGGGCTTGGATAGTACGAGAGACCCTTACCGGCCCCTACGGGATTGAGAAAAGCTAAAAGCCGGGATCAAGCCCGGCTTTTGCGGTGAAGGGATATTCAGCGTTGGGCAGCGTCCTTGACGATGTTGCCGGTGATGATCACGATCAGCTCGTCGTCCTTGATGGAGGAGGTGCGCTGCTTGAAAAGTTCGCCCAGCAGGGGGATGTCGCCCAGCAGGGGGATTTTGCTTTCGGAAGTGTCGGTCACTTTTTGAATCAGGCCGCCCAGGACTACGGTCTGGCCATCGCGGATGCGGAGCTTGGAGAGGGTGGATTGTTGTGGAATGCGGATGCTGTTTTGGGGCCCGGCAGCCGGGTCGCCGCCGGTCTGGGTGAAGACCTCGAGCAGGATGTTCCCATCTGCGGTGATCTGGGGCCGAACCCGCACCAGGAGACCGTAGTCGAACTCCCGAACACTAACCTGGTCTCCAATGGTTACCGGAATAAGGAGACGTCCACCCACCTTGATTTCTGCCCCACGGGCCCCGGTAGCCCGCAGGTCGGAGGTATCGGCCCCGTAGTTGTCTTCTACCAGCACGTTGGCATCGCTCAAGCGGCGGGAAAGCTGCTGTTTCTCGAGGGCGTCCAGCACCGCCCGGATGTTGAGCGAGGCCAGGCTGCGGGTGGCATCAAAAATCAGGTTGAGACCCGTAGAAAGAAAGCTAGCAATCAGGTTGCCGCCCGAGACGGTCTCCCATTTGATGCCCAGATTGCGAATCACCTCTCCCGACACGGCCTGTACGCGAATCTGCAGCTGTACCTGTTGCACCGGGCGATCAAGGGTGGGGATCAGGCGCTCGGCCAGGGCGATTTGTTCGGCAGAGCCGGTTACGATGATGGTATTGGTACGAGGCTCGGCCACAACGGTGACCTGGGGCGCGGCCGGGGCGGCCGCCTGGGCCTGCCCCTGGGGCTGGGTTGCAGGGCCCTGGGACTGGGCGGCGATGGCTTTGTTCAACACATCGGCCAGTTCGGTGGCGCGGGCGTGTGAAAGCGCAAAAGACTTTTGCACCACCGGCACGGCAGCTACGGTGGCCCGGGGTACATCTATGCGCTGCAAGAAGTTGAGGGCATCGTTGACCTGGCGGGCGGGGCCGCTGATGGATAGCACGTTCTGCCCAGGCACCGCCCGCACGGTGACACCCGGAACCTCTTGCTGGACAAAGGTGGCCAGCGCAGCGGGGTCACCCGAGCGTACCTGATAGAACTCGCGGGCCACCGGCTCGCTCGGCTGGGTAGGGGGCTGGGCAGTCTGTCCACGGGCGCGGTCTACCACTTCCTTGGGCCCGACCACGATCACATTGTTGTCCAGGAGGGCGTAGGTGATGCGCCCATCTCCATAGGTGTTGATTAGCAGATCCCAGACCTGACGAAAAGGCTTTTTGTCAATGTCGGCCGTGACGCTGACATTCGGCACGTCGCGCAGAATGGGGGAGAGCCCCACGCTGCGGGCCAGGGCATCGAGCAGGGTGGGTAATGGCAGGTTGGTGCCGATGTTGCTTACGGGCTGGTCGAAGCGCGCATCCCGGGGCAAAGTACCCTGGGCCAGCGCCAGACTCAACACCACCAAAAGGGCAAGAAATCGCTTCATATTCACCGCCTAGGGGTTATCCATCGTCAGGTTCAGGGTTTCCGAACCTTGTACCAAGAGGGCTTCTTTGGCGCTCAGGCTTTTGAGCAGCACATCACTGCCGGGAAGGGTGCGGCCTACCGGCAGCACCGTAAACCCGTCTTTGCTCTGGAAAATAGCCACGCTGGTGGGGCCCAGCACCACCCCCGAGAGCTTCAGGTTTTGCTCGCGCACGAAGCGGGCCAGGCGGCTTTCCTGCACTGCTTCCTGACCTCTAGCCAGGTTGCTTTTGGGCTCGAGCACCTGGGTCAGCCGGGCGTCAATCTCGGCCCGTGCGAAGTCCAGGTTCCCGCTGGTCGTGGCCGCTCCAGGCTGCACATCCAGGGCTGCTGCTTCCTTGGGGGTTTCGCTCGCGGTGGCGGTCAGCTCTCGATCCAGAGGCGCCAGCCGGATGGGCAGTAAGCCCGAGCCCAGGCTAACCGCGCCGGGCAGGCTGGTGCGGGAAGTCCCCTGGGCCAGGCGCGCCTGACCAGAGGGTGCGGTGGGGGTGGTTACCGTGGTGGTGGGAGGGGTAGTGACCCCCGGTGTGGGCCGGGTGCCCGGCAGGCTGGGGCGCGGCAACGGGGTGGTGGGCTGGCGCACCTGCACCCGGGCCGTCTGGCTCGGGATGGGCTGCGAGACTACCTGTGGAGCGGGGGTTGGGCGGCTGACAATGGCCGGGGCCGGCTGGGTGGGCTGGGCCACGGCAGGCGGCGTGGTTTCGATGATCAGAGGCACAAAGGGGTTGGGCGGCACCGTTACCCGAGGCCGGGCCAGGGCAGCACTGGCAACAGTATCCTCCTGTTCTGCTGGCTCGGTGGGTCGGGTGGCTTCCGTGACCAGGAAGGGAAGGGGAAGCACCTCGAGGGGCCGTGCGGTGGTGGCCGGGGGCGTAGCGAGGGTGGGGGTTGTGCCCGGCGCCACCGGCGCAGGCGTGGGGGTCGGGGTGGTAGGCTGCTGGGCCGTCTGGCTGGGGCGGAAGAAGCCCAGATACCAGGTTGCCACGGCCCCCACCAACAGGGCTGCAGCCAAGGCTACCTTAGCCGACTGCGGCATGCGTTGGAGGAAGTTCATGGCCGACCTCCCGGCTGTGCAGGCTGACCTTGCTGTGCGGGCTGTCCACCCTGGGCCGGCTGGGCCTGCCCGGTGTAGGTGTAGACCGTCATGGTCAGGCTGGTGTTGATGGTGGGGTTGATGGCCTGGGCCTCTGTGGCGGCAGGCCCACTCCCCCCAAGGGTCAGGTTGAGCCCCGAGACCGTGGCGAAGCGCTGGAAGCCCTCGAGGTTCCGCAAGAACACATACAGTTCGGGGAAGGGAGACTCAACCTGCAAGGCCAGATTGGTAGCCCGCACGTTGGCGACGCCCTGGTTGTCGCCTGCGCCCCGGCTCAGGGTGCGCAGAACCACTCCGCTCTCGCGGGCGGTCTGGGCCAGGGCGCTCAGCACCCGGCCTAGCTGCTCGGTGGGCGGCAACTCCCGCAGAAACTGCTGACGCTCGGCGTCCAGACGGGCGATGGTTTCGCGCAATTGAGGCAAAGCGCGCTGGGCTGCACGACCCCGATCCCGTTCGGTGGTCAGGCGATCGACTTCGGCCTGAATCTCGGGAATGCGAGCCTGTAGAGGCTGGGTTACCAGGAAGTACCACATCAGGCCCAGCAACACCGCCGCCACAATGGCCACAATGGCCCACTCACGCTGCCCCATTCTAGCGAGAAGGGCTACCACTGCCTTCACCTCCTGTCGTGTTGCTGGCGGTTGCCGGAGCCTGACTGACCAGGCCCACCGTTGCTCCGAAGGTGTAGAGCTGCCGTTGCTGGTCCAGGCTGGCGTTCTGGAAGTTGATGCCAAAGCGCGGCGAGGTCTCGAAAGCCTCTACGAAGCGAATCAGGGCGTTCTGGCCTAGAGCCTCGCCCTGAAGGTTGAACTCCACATTGACCGGCTTGCCATCGTAGACCCCGTTTTGCACGTTGCTCTGGGTCTCTTGCGGGGTCAGGGCTTTGGTGCCGATGCTGCGCAGGGCCACCCCAAAGCGACGGCCCTCCCGTGGGATCTGGTTGATTACCTGGGCCAGGTTATCCGACCAGGGCACGAAGCGCTCCCGCAACTGGTTGCGCACCGAGAGTAGCTGCTCGAGTTCGCGCTGTTGCTGGTTCAGGCGGTTCTGCTCAGCGATGAAGGGCCGCAGCACGTCCACCTCCACCTGAAGCTGGTCGCGCTGGTTTTCCAGCGCCTGCACCCGCGAAAGGGTGGAGAAGTGGAGAAAAGCGACTGTCCCCAGCACGGCTAACACCACTGCCGCAGCGGCCAGACGCCACCAGCCGGGCTCGACCCGGCGGCGCAGGTTCTTGGGGAGGAGGTTGAGTTTAATCAAGCGGATTCACCCCCCGTAAGGCCAGGCCCACCGGAACCGTAAACTCCGGCGACAGACTGCGCAGGTATTCCAGATCGAAGCGGCTCTTGTCAATCTGGATGCCCTGCCAGGGGTCGGCGATTTCCAGTGGAATGCCCAGCGTGTCGGCTAAAAGTGGCACCAGGCTGCGCAGCTTGCTGCCCCCCCCGGCCACAAAGCCCTGGTCTACGCCCAGATCCCCCACCTGTACCCGGAAGAACTCCAGGCTTCGGCGCAGCTCGGTGGTGAGCTCGACCAGCACCGGGCGAATTGCGTCGTACATACGGGCTGGGTTGAAGCGTTCACGCTCGGCGTCGAAGTCCAGGAGCAGGTCTTCGTCCTCGGTGGGGATGGTAGCCAGGCCGTAGTTTTTCTTGGCATCCTCGGCGGCGACCACGTCGAGGTTGAAAGCCTTGGAGATGGCGGCGGTGAAGTCCTTGCCCGAGAGGTTGATGACACGGTTGAGGAGTAGCCGCTCGCCCCGGGTGAGCACCAGGGCTGAGGACTCGGCGCCAATCTCGAGGAACAGGGTGATGGGCTCACGGTCGGTGGCGACCAGCCGTCCTGTCAGGGTACGCAGGCCGGCGAAGGGCTTTACATCTATGACCAAGGGTTCCAGCCCAGCCGCCTTGAGAGCCTCGACCAGGCTGGCCACGGTTTCCTGCCGGGCCGCCCCCACCACCACGTCCATCTGCTCACCATCGGGGATGGCCTCGAGGGGATCCAGTGGCGCGTAATCCAGCACCACCTCGTCAATCGGGAAGGGGATGTAGCGTTCGGCCTCCCAGCGAACCGCCTCTTCCATCTGCTTGAGGGGCATCTTGGGTACCTGCAAGGTACGGGTAATGACGGCCAGGTTGCTGGCAGCCGTGACCACGTAGCGCTTGCGGGTACGCATCTCGGCCAGCATCTCTTTGATGGCATCGGCCAGCGCACCCGGCTCGGTGATCGAACCTTCCTGAATAACCCCTAGCGGGGTGGGCCTGATACTCAGGTTCTTCAGGCTGGGGGGGGTTCCGGACAGCTCGACCATCTTGATGTTGGCCGATCCAATCTCGAGGCCAAGTGCCTCGACCCTGGGTCTCAGCAACCCGCCAAAAAAATCACGCACGCTGCCCCCTTTCCCACATAAATCTCAAACTATGTGTCAGTATAGCACGGTAAATCTGCGTAGCAGCGCTCATATTGCCACTGTAGCCCAGGTCTTAACGTGGGGATGGTGCATTTGAACATTGCGCCTTAACCAAACTGGAGTCCGATGGCTCGATGCGCTGCGGGAGGGTCTGTGCTGGGCATTGTCCTGGGTGGGCCTTGACCGGGCTTCACAGGGCACTCTGTTTCTTATACAGCCCGGGCTACCGCCTCGGCAAACTGGAGGGTGGTGGCGTTGCCGCCCAGGTCTGGGGTGCGGGGGCCTTCTTCCAGCACCCTGTCCACGGCTGCCTCGACCCGGCGGGCGGTCTCGTGTTCGCCCAGGTGATCCAGCATCATCACCGCCGACAGGATGGTGGCGGCGGGGTTGGCAATGCCCTTGCCCGCGATGTCGGGTGCGCTGCCGTGTACGGGCTCGAAGACCGCGTGCCGGGTGCCGATGTTGCCGCTGGCCGCAATGCCCAGCCCGCCTACCAGCCCGGCGGTGAGGTCGGAGATGATGTCGCCAAACAGGTTGGTGGTCACGATCACGTCGAAGCGCTCGGGGTTGCGCACAAGCTGCATGGCGCAGTTGTCAATGATGATGTCCTGGGTCTTTAGCTCAGGAAAGCGGGCGGCCTCCGCTTTTACGGTGTTCATGAACAGGCCCTGGGTCAGGGGCAGCACGTTGGCCTTGTGGGCCACGTGGAGCTGCTTGCGCGGGCGGCTCATGGCCAGCCGGGCGGCGTACTCGCCGATGCGGGCGCTGGCTTTGCGGGTGATGACCGTATCGGCAATGGCAATCTCGCCGTCCAGGTAACTGCGCTCCTGTTCAACATA
Proteins encoded:
- the aroC gene encoding chorismate synthase; protein product: MRFLTAGESHGPQLTGIVEGLPSQLPLTLEDINPWLKKRQGGYGRGRRMVIETDTVEFASGVRAGRTTGAPVTLVIKNTDYRNWVEIMDPAPGNEPRKKALTAARPGHADLSGGVKYGHKDLRDVLERASARETAMRVAVGAIAHKLLSFFGVESASFVDGMAGVWSQVPFDWSLKERVEESPVRMTDPQAEAEVIRRVDEAKKNGDTLGGIIETRFRGLVMGLGSQMHWERKLDGRIAQMVMSIPAIKGVEIGTGFSNAMKPGSQVHDAIYWEEGRGYYRQTNRAGGTEAGMTTGEELVVRAALKPIATLMTPLPTVDVVTHQPADAARERSDTTAVPAASVILEALVGIVLAQAYLEKFGGDTLDELVERVERYKARVLAY
- a CDS encoding secretin N-terminal domain-containing protein; translated protein: MKRFLALLVVLSLALAQGTLPRDARFDQPVSNIGTNLPLPTLLDALARSVGLSPILRDVPNVSVTADIDKKPFRQVWDLLINTYGDGRITYALLDNNVIVVGPKEVVDRARGQTAQPPTQPSEPVAREFYQVRSGDPAALATFVQQEVPGVTVRAVPGQNVLSISGPARQVNDALNFLQRIDVPRATVAAVPVVQKSFALSHARATELADVLNKAIAAQSQGPATQPQGQAQAAAPAAPQVTVVAEPRTNTIIVTGSAEQIALAERLIPTLDRPVQQVQLQIRVQAVSGEVIRNLGIKWETVSGGNLIASFLSTGLNLIFDATRSLASLNIRAVLDALEKQQLSRRLSDANVLVEDNYGADTSDLRATGARGAEIKVGGRLLIPVTIGDQVSVREFDYGLLVRVRPQITADGNILLEVFTQTGGDPAAGPQNSIRIPQQSTLSKLRIRDGQTVVLGGLIQKVTDTSESKIPLLGDIPLLGELFKQRTSSIKDDELIVIITGNIVKDAAQR
- a CDS encoding isocitrate/isopropylmalate dehydrogenase family protein — encoded protein: MSKSYKICLIEGDGIGHEVIPAARLVLEATGLRLEFVEAQAGWETFERIGISVPEATLEAVQHTDATLFGAATSPTQKVPGFFGAIRYMRRKLDLFANVRPAKHHPVPGSRPGVDLVVVRENTEGLYVEQERSYLDGEIAIADTVITRKASARIGEYAARLAMSRPRKQLHVAHKANVLPLTQGLFMNTVKAEAARFPELKTQDIIIDNCAMQLVRNPERFDVIVTTNLFGDIISDLTAGLVGGLGIAASGNIGTRHAVFEPVHGSAPDIAGKGIANPAATILSAVMMLDHLGEHETARRVEAAVDRVLEEGPRTPDLGGNATTLQFAEAVARAV
- the pilO gene encoding type 4a pilus biogenesis protein PilO; translation: MVALLARMGQREWAIVAIVAAVLLGLMWYFLVTQPLQARIPEIQAEVDRLTTERDRGRAAQRALPQLRETIARLDAERQQFLRELPPTEQLGRVLSALAQTARESGVVLRTLSRGAGDNQGVANVRATNLALQVESPFPELYVFLRNLEGFQRFATVSGLNLTLGGSGPAATEAQAINPTINTSLTMTVYTYTGQAQPAQGGQPAQQGQPAQPGGRP
- a CDS encoding flagellar protein FliT gives rise to the protein MIKLNLLPKNLRRRVEPGWWRLAAAAVVLAVLGTVAFLHFSTLSRVQALENQRDQLQVEVDVLRPFIAEQNRLNQQQRELEQLLSVRNQLRERFVPWSDNLAQVINQIPREGRRFGVALRSIGTKALTPQETQSNVQNGVYDGKPVNVEFNLQGEALGQNALIRFVEAFETSPRFGINFQNASLDQQRQLYTFGATVGLVSQAPATASNTTGGEGSGSPSR
- the pilM gene encoding type IV pilus assembly protein PilM, whose protein sequence is MRDFFGGLLRPRVEALGLEIGSANIKMVELSGTPPSLKNLSIRPTPLGVIQEGSITEPGALADAIKEMLAEMRTRKRYVVTAASNLAVITRTLQVPKMPLKQMEEAVRWEAERYIPFPIDEVVLDYAPLDPLEAIPDGEQMDVVVGAARQETVASLVEALKAAGLEPLVIDVKPFAGLRTLTGRLVATDREPITLFLEIGAESSALVLTRGERLLLNRVINLSGKDFTAAISKAFNLDVVAAEDAKKNYGLATIPTEDEDLLLDFDAERERFNPARMYDAIRPVLVELTTELRRSLEFFRVQVGDLGVDQGFVAGGGSKLRSLVPLLADTLGIPLEIADPWQGIQIDKSRFDLEYLRSLSPEFTVPVGLALRGVNPLD